Proteins from one Elusimicrobiota bacterium genomic window:
- a CDS encoding acylphosphatase, producing MFQYHIIVQGEVQGIGYRYFVIREAKQLKITGWVRNLLNGDVEIMAEGENETLDIFANTLKTKHFYARVENLKISKTEIAKNNFADFNITF from the coding sequence ATGTTTCAATACCATATAATAGTTCAAGGTGAAGTTCAGGGAATCGGTTACAGATATTTTGTTATAAGAGAGGCAAAACAGTTAAAAATAACCGGCTGGGTAAGAAATCTATTAAACGGCGATGTAGAGATTATGGCAGAAGGTGAAAACGAAACTCTTGACATTTTTGCAAACACTCTTAAAACAAAACATTTTTATGCAAGAGTAGAAAATCTAAAAATATCAAAAACAGAAATTGCAAAAAACAATTTCGCTGATTTCAATATAACATTTTAA
- a CDS encoding RNA polymerase sigma factor RpoD/SigA, whose translation MDMLDPVKLYFSTIKKIPKITKREIEVLMPKIKKGDKNAKKRMIEGNLRLVIPIARKYYRQGIPFSDLIEEGNLGLMKAIEKYDIKKGYYFSTYATFWITQCISRYVSTQLKTIRIPEHIIARLRKWLTAYELLKQKLGRHPTSKEIARRLKLSPEDILHLLENLELSKSAASLDMKIDDEETISLSDVISDGGKEDPTLLIKYLKITKQIETVLEKLSANEREVIILRFGLRGEISHTLEEVGKIIKLTRERIRQIESTAFRKIKQAVMKLQFLEKDEM comes from the coding sequence ATGGATATGCTTGACCCTGTAAAACTGTATTTTTCAACCATCAAAAAAATCCCGAAAATAACGAAACGGGAAATTGAAGTGCTGATGCCAAAAATCAAGAAGGGCGACAAAAATGCCAAAAAAAGAATGATTGAAGGGAACCTCCGTCTTGTGATTCCAATTGCAAGAAAGTATTACAGACAGGGTATCCCATTCTCCGATTTAATTGAAGAAGGGAATCTTGGGTTAATGAAAGCGATTGAAAAATACGATATAAAAAAGGGCTATTATTTTTCTACATATGCGACTTTCTGGATAACGCAGTGTATTTCTCGCTATGTATCAACCCAACTTAAAACAATAAGAATCCCCGAGCATATCATCGCACGGTTAAGAAAATGGCTTACTGCATATGAACTGCTTAAACAGAAACTTGGCAGACATCCTACTTCCAAAGAGATTGCAAGAAGATTGAAACTTTCGCCAGAAGATATTCTACATCTTTTAGAAAATCTTGAACTTTCTAAATCCGCAGCATCACTTGATATGAAAATTGATGATGAAGAAACAATCTCGCTATCGGATGTTATTTCAGACGGTGGCAAGGAAGACCCGACTTTGCTTATCAAATACTTGAAAATAACCAAACAGATAGAGACGGTTCTTGAAAAACTTTCAGCAAACGAAAGAGAGGTAATAATCCTGCGATTCGGGTTAAGAGGTGAAATTTCGCATACACTTGAAGAGGTCGGAAAAATAATAAAATTGACTCGGGAAAGAATCAGACAGATTGAATCAACCGCATTCAGAAAAATAAAACAGGCAGTTATGAAACTACAGTTTTTAGAAAAGGACGAGATGTAA
- a CDS encoding adenine phosphoribosyltransferase — protein MNLKKLIRDVPDFPKQGIIFKDITPLLKNAKGFRLAINKMAKKYRDKEIDKIASMESRGFIFGAALALKLGVGFVPIRKKGKLPYKTVCEEYQLEYGTDILEIHEDAIAKDENVLIVDDVLATGGTAKAVCTLVEKLGGKIVGTCFLIELSFLNPYEKLKNYEICSLIKY, from the coding sequence ATGAACTTAAAAAAACTTATTAGAGATGTGCCGGATTTTCCGAAACAGGGAATTATTTTCAAAGATATCACGCCGCTTCTGAAAAATGCAAAAGGTTTTAGGCTGGCAATCAACAAGATGGCAAAAAAATATAGAGACAAGGAAATTGACAAAATCGCTTCTATGGAATCGCGTGGGTTCATTTTTGGGGCTGCACTGGCACTGAAACTCGGTGTTGGATTTGTTCCAATACGAAAAAAAGGGAAACTACCGTATAAAACTGTCTGTGAAGAATACCAACTTGAATATGGCACCGACATTCTTGAGATACACGAAGATGCAATCGCAAAAGATGAAAATGTGTTAATTGTTGACGATGTATTAGCAACCGGCGGAACCGCAAAAGCAGTGTGCACATTAGTTGAAAAACTCGGCGGTAAAATTGTAGGAACCTGTTTTCTAATAGAACTTTCGTTTTTGAACCCTTACGAAAAATTAAAAAATTACGAAATTTGTTCTTTAATAAAATACTAA
- a CDS encoding histidinol phosphate phosphatase domain-containing protein: MIDLHTHTLFSDGVLLPSELVCRAKNAGYRAIALTDHCDFSNMDFVVTRTKRITYELSRYYKIKVIAGCEITYVPPPLVVKAVKQARKLGSEIVVVHGESPVEPVPEGTNRAAILSKCDILAHPGYITDADVKLAKKNNVLLEITTRTGHRKANSYISKLANKLIVKLVLNTDTHQPEDLLDDKKIKSVLKEANLNYSDFQQMQNNAKNLLHKFLILSS; encoded by the coding sequence ATGATTGACCTACATACGCATACATTATTTTCTGACGGTGTTTTATTGCCTTCTGAACTGGTCTGTCGTGCAAAAAACGCAGGTTATAGAGCAATTGCTCTAACTGACCATTGTGATTTTTCAAATATGGATTTTGTTGTAACGCGAACAAAACGGATTACATATGAATTAAGCAGATACTACAAAATCAAGGTTATTGCCGGCTGTGAAATAACATATGTGCCACCGCCACTTGTAGTAAAAGCGGTAAAACAGGCAAGAAAACTCGGCAGTGAAATTGTTGTCGTCCACGGTGAATCACCAGTTGAACCGGTGCCTGAAGGGACAAACAGAGCAGCGATTTTATCTAAATGCGATATACTTGCACATCCAGGATATATAACAGACGCAGATGTAAAACTTGCCAAAAAAAACAATGTTCTTTTAGAAATCACAACAAGAACTGGGCACAGAAAAGCTAATTCGTATATTAGCAAATTAGCTAATAAGCTAATTGTGAAACTTGTGCTGAATACAGATACACATCAACCTGAAGATTTATTAGATGATAAAAAGATAAAATCTGTGCTTAAAGAAGCGAACCTAAATTATAGCGATTTTCAGCAAATGCAAAATAACGCTAAAAACCTATTACATAAATTCTTAATTCTTAGTTCTTAA